Genomic segment of Streptomyces sp. NBC_01210:
AGCAGCAGCTGGTCGGCTGCCGCCGTGTCCGTCACCAGGCTGGTGACCAGGCCGGAGCGCAGCACGGCACCGATCGCCTCCGCCTTGCGCTGGCCGCCCGCGATCGCCACCACCTCGGGGATACGGCGCAGCCGGTCGGCCTCGACCGTGATGCACCGCTCGCCCAGGTCGCGGCCGACCCGACGGCCCTCCGCGTCGAAGAGGTGGGCGGACATCTCGGCTGCGACACCGAGCGAGGCGTAGTGCGCGCGCTCCTCGTCGGTGAGCATGTCGTGCACGGTCGAGATACCCGGCTCCCAGGAGCCGATGGAGACCGCAGCGACGGTGACCTTGTCGAAGTACTCGAAGGCGCGGGCGATCCCGGTCTGGTTGCGCAGCGCCGCGGCGGTCGCCGGGTCGGGCAGCAGCATCGGGGCATAGATGGGGTGGGCCTCGCCGCCGGAGACCTGCGCGGCACGCCGCACCGCCTCGACGGAGCCGCGCTCGGCAGTCCCGGCGTCGTACACGCCGGTGAGCTGGACGACCGTGCACGGCGGCAGCCGGTCGAGCGCGGCCGCCATATGGATGGTGGACCGGCCCCAGGCCAGACCGAGCACATCGCCCTCGTT
This window contains:
- a CDS encoding sugar-binding transcriptional regulator — its product is MGPAELVQAAAMARRFYLEGKSKIQIAEEFGVSRFKVARVLETALERDLVRIEIRVPAELDAERSDALRARYGLRHAVVVESPAEGEDESPDPENLGEVAADLLGELVNEGDVLGLAWGRSTIHMAAALDRLPPCTVVQLTGVYDAGTAERGSVEAVRRAAQVSGGEAHPIYAPMLLPDPATAAALRNQTGIARAFEYFDKVTVAAVSIGSWEPGISTVHDMLTDEERAHYASLGVAAEMSAHLFDAEGRRVGRDLGERCITVEADRLRRIPEVVAIAGGQRKAEAIGAVLRSGLVTSLVTDTAAADQLLLAPPGPRPALDRADPDD